AAGATTTGATAGGCCTCCTCTTCGGAATAACCGCTTTCCTTCATCAGGATCCCTTTCGCCCTCTCTACCGCTTTCCTCTCTTCCATCTTTTGCGATAGCTTCGACAAATCATGTTCCAGCTTGCGTATTTCCTTGCCTCTCGCAATCGTTACTTTCAGCATCGGAATGAACGATTTTTCATCAAGCGGTTTTACAATATAACCAAGTACACCGATAGCGGATGCTTTTTCAACCGTTTTTTTATCACTGAAGGCAGTCAAGAGAATAACTCCACCTGTCAGTCGATCCGCTATGATTCTTTTACTCGCCTTTACCCCGTCCAGGATTGGCATTTGAACATCCATAATGACCAGATCAGGCTGATGCATTTTGCATAACTCAATGGCCTCAAAACCATCAGAAGCTTCACCTACCACATTGTAGTTCGCCTCTTTCAACATCCCATGAATATCCATTCTTGTAATAGGTTCATCATCGACTATTACAATTTTTCCATTCAATTGGATACACCTCGTAGTCTGTCTAGATTTACTTGTATGCTGCGAATCTTCTTTGGCATGGAATGCCTTGAGGAGCTTCTTACGTTTTCAAATAAGCTTGCAGTTCTTCCATGCCTACATTTTCCATGGACGAAACCTCGAAAATCCGTTCCACTCCTGCCGCTTGTAGATAATCACGCGCTTTCGCGATATCCTCATCTGTCTGAGCTAGCTCCACCTTGCTCACAATTCCGATGACTGGTTTAGCGAACATCGTTGCAAAGCCTGGCGGGAAATAGCTTTCTTCCTTGGTGCAGTCTTGTACAAGTCCGATCACATCGGCATCAACGCTAGAAACAAGAAGCATTTTATATAAATACCTGTTCTCTATACATTCTCCCGGCGTATCGATAGCTTGTTCAAAATTTTCGATGGCTTGCGTTTTCTTATAGGCCATCTCCTGACCATGCAGTCGCTGACACAATGTCGTCTTGCCTGATCCGGTGCTTCCAGCAAAAATAATTTTCCTCATAACACCGTCTCCTATGTTCTCGTTATCTTCGCAGCTGAAAATCCGAGAATGTTCTGCAAGCCAAGCAGCACTTCATTTATGGCAGAATCTACGGAGGATACATCACCTGTTATAACTAGCGAGCCGCTGAATCGATCAACGAAGCCAATCTGCACGCCAGCTGCTTTAGTTGCTATGTCGGCCGAAATGATAGATGCTTCACTCGGCGTAATAGTCATAATGCCGATAGCAGCTTGCACATCGTTTCCCAGTCCCAGCTTCTTGTATATATCCGGGCTAGGATTCGCAATGATATGAGCTAGTGTTACCTGTTTCCCAGGAACATATTCTTGAATTACTCGTTGTTTTTCGTTATGTTGTTGGTTCATACCATCATCCCATCTCTTTGTTTCCTATATTGAATTGAACTTTAGGTCTGAAACATTTTGTTCAATATGCCAACGATATCCTTAGCAGAGGGAACACGTGGATTGGTAACCGTGCAACCATCTTTCAGAGCACTTTCGGCAATCTCTTCTTTCCTTTCTTCCAGTTCGCTCAACTTCACGTTACATTCTTGCAGCGTTTGCGGCATTCCTAATTGTTTCTGCAAATGCTTGATCGCCTGCACAAGACTTCGCACGCCGCTCTTGGTGTTCGAAGCCGACAGACCCAACATCTTGGCGATCTCAGCATATCTGGCTGCCGTTTCATTACTCCCCTCTTTGCTATAACCCGGCTTGTAATCGGCATTGAATTCAATTACATGAGGCAGCAACAACGAGTTCATCCGCCCATGTGCAATCTTGAATTTCGCTCCGGCCACATGCGCGATACCGTGATTTAGTCCAAGCGAAGTAATGTTGAACGCCATTCCCGCCAAGCATGAAGCGTTATGCATTTTCTGGCGCGCCTTTAAATTGTTTCCATCCTTATAGGCTCTTGGCAAATAAGCAAATACCAGCTTTATCGCCTTCTCCGCCAAAGCATCGGAAATATCGTTCGCTTTCGTCGATACATATGCTTCAATCGCGTGGGTCAAAACGTCCATTCCCGTATCAGCGGTAATGAAGTCCGGCACACTTTTCACTAATACTGGATCCAGTATCGCTTCTACCGGCAGCATTTCATCGGACACAATCGGATATTTAACGTTCTTGTTCTTGTCGCTGATAACGGAGAAAGACGTGACTTCTGAGCCCGTTCCGCTCGTTGTCGGTATAGCCACGAACGGAATATCGTGCTGATCCAATATTTTTTTCGCAAAAAACTTCATCGCCTTGGCCGCATCGATTGCCGATCCTCCGCCAATCGCAATTATCAGATCAGCTTGGAACGATCCGAGCGCCTCTACGCCTTCTGTCACAATCTCGAGCGGAGGATCAGGCACGATATTGCTAAAGACGTATTGTTCGTTGCTTTCATGCAGCCGTTCAAACAGCATGTTTATCATCCCGGACTTGATCATGAACGGATCAGTGACGATAAAAATTCGTTTTTTCTGCCAAACCGTCAGGCGATTCATCGCGCCCTCTCCTAGATAAATGTCGGTTTTTATAGAAATTTTCTCCATGAAGGCACCTCCAAGTAATAATTGTCAAAAAGAGACCTTTAAAAGCCTCTTTGCTTATCATATAAAAGGCAAGAATTTTCCCTCACATTGTTTTACTTTCACAAGCATTATTATTGGTGTAATCTCATCAAATATACAAAGTTAATTTGAAGCGTTATATATTAAGTTGCGGAATTTTCACCATACATACGGCAGCGAATGTCCGCAAAACGGCCCTTTTATCATTAAAGATAGAAAGGGCCGCTTCTAGTACTATGCTAATATTTCAATAGTCAGCAATGGTTTTATTATTTTGCCAGCGCTTTGGCTACCGCACTCTCACCGCCAAGTCGTCCGGAAGTGAAGGAGTAACCGATACCCACGCCATTACCAACATACGTATCATTGTACAGCACGCCTTCTGATTCCAAACCTACGGCGAACAAGCCTGGTACTGGAACACGGTCATCATTTAACACTTGGAAGCTGGTATTAACGAGCAGACCGCCTACCGAACCAAGGTTATTGATCTCAGCGATGATAGCGTAGTATGGACCGCCCTCACCCATTGATTGCAAATATTCCTTCGATTTGCCGAATTCGGTATCTACACCTGTCGTGATGGCTTCCTGGTATTTATCGAAAGCATCCTTAAAGACTTTGACGTCCATGCCGGCGTTTTCAGCAAGCTCCTCGATTGTATTGCCTTTAAAGCCATCACCATTCTCAACCATCGTATCAAATACTTGCTGCGCATCCTTCCAAGGGGTATCCAGCTTGAATTGGTCCTGGAAGTCTGCATAGAATTCTGGCGGCATGCCTGGGAGCTTCGGTGCTTTTACGCCGCTCATGCCTTGAGCAGTCAAAGTATCGATTTGCGATTGAGATACGATGACCATATGATAAGCTCCATTAAATGCACTTGTGTTCGCTGCCGCTACCGCTTCCAACGTAGTTGCTTCATCACGGAATCTCGCACCGGACGGACCTACGTTCATGAAGTTCGGCAAATAGCTAAGCATCAGCGGGTAGCTAGCTTCAAAGGAAGAATAATTCTCTTTCAGCTTATCAGTCGCTCTTGCAAGCGTTTGGTGCAGCATTTGACCACCGAAGTTGTCTGGAACCTTAGCTCCGGCTTCCCAAGCCATTTTCAGACCTTCGCCGATATTTTGTCCCAAACCACCGTTGATTCCTTCAAAACCAAAAGCTTCCTTAACCATATCTTTATTGGCCGCATAGCCGCCTGTTGCCATAACTACGCTTTTCGCCGAGATTTCCAGAGTTGTTCCGTCTTTCTTCTCAGCAACAACACCGGTTACGTCACCATTAGATCCTGTAATAAGCTTCTTGGCAGTCGTCTCCGTAATAACTTGACCACCGTTCTTCTCTACCGATTCAGCCAGCATGTTTCTCAGTAATTCCTGACGAGTATCATAAGCTGGAAGCACGTGCAGAGGCTCACCAGCGAAGTTCAGGAACGTTGTTTGGTAGCCTTTTTCTGCCAACCAATCATAAGTGTCGCCTGATTTCGTCACATATTGACGGATCGCAGCTGAGTCAACACGCCAGTGGTTGTTATATATCCAATCAGCTATTTCCTTCTCGACATTAATCTTCAGCCCCTCATTGATAGATGCGGAAGAATTGTAGAATTTACCTGCCCAGGACAGGTTGCTCGCACCACCGATGGTTGCCGTTTTCTCAACGATAATGACCTTTGCGCCCTTGTCTGCTGCCGATACGGCTGCAGATACACCGGACGCCCCTGCGCCTACGACTACTACGTCTGCAGAGAGCTGCTCCGTTTTGCCTTCGCCAGCTTTTTTCACGGCATTCGACTTGAAGGCTTCAACGTCTCCACCTGCTTGTTTAACGGCATCTTCGACAACGGCTAACAATCCTGCACTCGTCTCGGAAGCACCGGATACGGCATCTACTGCCAACGTTTGGCCGTAAATGATTTGTTCCTTCAAGGTATCGATCGCAGTATCGCCAATCCCTGCGGTTTCTCCTTGGCTTACTACTTTAATATCGGTAAGCTCATCTTCAGTAAATGTAACTTCAACCTTAATATTTCCTTCTTTACCCTTGGACTCTGCCGTATAGGTCCCAGGAGTAAAGGACATCTTCGTTGCCGTATCCTTCCCATTTGAAGAAGACTGTTCAGAATTGCTATTAACCGCACCTTCTGATTGCGACTTGTTCGAATTCGAATTCCCGCT
Above is a window of Paenibacillus uliginis N3/975 DNA encoding:
- a CDS encoding 1-propanol dehydrogenase PduQ — encoded protein: MEKISIKTDIYLGEGAMNRLTVWQKKRIFIVTDPFMIKSGMINMLFERLHESNEQYVFSNIVPDPPLEIVTEGVEALGSFQADLIIAIGGGSAIDAAKAMKFFAKKILDQHDIPFVAIPTTSGTGSEVTSFSVISDKNKNVKYPIVSDEMLPVEAILDPVLVKSVPDFITADTGMDVLTHAIEAYVSTKANDISDALAEKAIKLVFAYLPRAYKDGNNLKARQKMHNASCLAGMAFNITSLGLNHGIAHVAGAKFKIAHGRMNSLLLPHVIEFNADYKPGYSKEGSNETAARYAEIAKMLGLSASNTKSGVRSLVQAIKHLQKQLGMPQTLQECNVKLSELEERKEEIAESALKDGCTVTNPRVPSAKDIVGILNKMFQT
- a CDS encoding ANTAR domain-containing response regulator; translated protein: MNGKIVIVDDEPITRMDIHGMLKEANYNVVGEASDGFEAIELCKMHQPDLVIMDVQMPILDGVKASKRIIADRLTGGVILLTAFSDKKTVEKASAIGVLGYIVKPLDEKSFIPMLKVTIARGKEIRKLEHDLSKLSQKMEERKAVERAKGILMKESGYSEEEAYQILRKLSMDRRCPMMEIATTIVISYE
- a CDS encoding EutP/PduV family microcompartment system protein is translated as MRKIIFAGSTGSGKTTLCQRLHGQEMAYKKTQAIENFEQAIDTPGECIENRYLYKMLLVSSVDADVIGLVQDCTKEESYFPPGFATMFAKPVIGIVSKVELAQTDEDIAKARDYLQAAGVERIFEVSSMENVGMEELQAYLKT
- a CDS encoding FAD-dependent oxidoreductase, producing MRNKSVVKFTMISLCLVLILTMLGGCSGNSNSNKSQSEGAVNSNSEQSSSNGKDTATKMSFTPGTYTAESKGKEGNIKVEVTFTEDELTDIKVVSQGETAGIGDTAIDTLKEQIIYGQTLAVDAVSGASETSAGLLAVVEDAVKQAGGDVEAFKSNAVKKAGEGKTEQLSADVVVVGAGASGVSAAVSAADKGAKVIIVEKTATIGGASNLSWAGKFYNSSASINEGLKINVEKEIADWIYNNHWRVDSAAIRQYVTKSGDTYDWLAEKGYQTTFLNFAGEPLHVLPAYDTRQELLRNMLAESVEKNGGQVITETTAKKLITGSNGDVTGVVAEKKDGTTLEISAKSVVMATGGYAANKDMVKEAFGFEGINGGLGQNIGEGLKMAWEAGAKVPDNFGGQMLHQTLARATDKLKENYSSFEASYPLMLSYLPNFMNVGPSGARFRDEATTLEAVAAANTSAFNGAYHMVIVSQSQIDTLTAQGMSGVKAPKLPGMPPEFYADFQDQFKLDTPWKDAQQVFDTMVENGDGFKGNTIEELAENAGMDVKVFKDAFDKYQEAITTGVDTEFGKSKEYLQSMGEGGPYYAIIAEINNLGSVGGLLVNTSFQVLNDDRVPVPGLFAVGLESEGVLYNDTYVGNGVGIGYSFTSGRLGGESAVAKALAK
- a CDS encoding BMC domain-containing protein, with translation MNQQHNEKQRVIQEYVPGKQVTLAHIIANPSPDIYKKLGLGNDVQAAIGIMTITPSEASIISADIATKAAGVQIGFVDRFSGSLVITGDVSSVDSAINEVLLGLQNILGFSAAKITRT